In the genome of Labrus mixtus chromosome 21, fLabMix1.1, whole genome shotgun sequence, one region contains:
- the mrpl38 gene encoding 39S ribosomal protein L38, mitochondrial — MALRTVCASALRTGADLGVNNARTIATTAFLCIRRAPLGKMPNEDVDVENLESVEKYRSYTRYLRQAKEADNKPAWWKTFRSYVEAADPEHGAERVDIGLSYYRPSRTKEVKERKQVVKQNKKNVELERAARLCTLKIPLERVQDAWEKSSGPFHIKRVADHYGVFRDLFPMSCFLPQVPLRVGYGQDKSCQVYYGNRLTPTEAASVPQISFDAEEGSMWTLLLTCPDEHLLDNEAEYIHWLVGNIPGGAVQAGEELCHYLPPIPAKGTGFHRYIYVLFKQEGRIDFQEDARPLPCHSLADRTFKTVDFYRKHQDNMTPAGLAFFQSQWDLSVTNTFHDTLDMREPVFEFIRPPVYHPPQVKYPHGQPLRYLDRYRGGKEHTFGIY; from the exons ATGGCGCTGCGCACGGTCTGCGCTTCGGCATTGCGTACTGGTGCAGATTTAGGGGTCAACAATGCGAGGACAATTGCTACAACAG CATTCCTCTGCATTCGGAGGGCTCCTTTGGGTAAAATGCCAAATGAGGACGTTGATGTTGAAAACCTGGAATCAGTAGAGAAGTATCGCAGCTACACTCGTTACCTCAGACAAGCTAAAGAAGCGGATAACAAACCTGCCTGGTGGAAGACCTTCAGGAGCTACGTGGAAGCAGCTGATCCTGAGCATG GTGCTGAGCGAGTGGACATTGGACTGTCATACTATCGACCCAGTAGGACCAAAGAAGTGAAGGAGAGGAAGCAGGTGGTgaagcaaaacaagaagaacGTCGAGTTGGAGAGGGCCGCCCGTCTCTGCACTT TAAAGATCCCTCTTGAGCGCGTGCAGGACGCCTGGGAGAAAAGCAGCGGCCCGTTTCATATAAAGAGAGTAGCCGATCACTACGGAGTCTTCAGGGATCTATTCCCCATGTCCTGTTTCCTACCTCAAGTCCCACTCCGCGTCGGCTATGGCCAGGACAAAAGTTGTCAAGTGTATTATGGTAATCGGCTGACACCTACTGAG GCGGCGTCCGTCCCTCAGATCAGCTTTGATGCAGAGGAGGGCTCCATGTGGACTCTTCTGCTCACTTGTCCAG ATGAGCATCTTCTGGATAATGAGGCTGAATACATTCACTGGCTAGT AGGAAACATACCTGGAGGAGCAGTGCAGGCCGGAGAGGAGCTGTGTCACTACCTGCCCCCCATTCCTGCCAAAGGGACCGGCTTCCACCGCTACATATACGTCCTCTTCAAGCAGGAGGGACGCATCGACTTCCAGGAGGACGCCAGACCATTGCCATG CCACTCTCTGGCGGATCGTACATTCAAGACTGTGGATTTCTACAGAAAACACCAGGACAACATGACACCTGCAGGCCTGGCCTTCTTTCAGAGCCAGTGGGACTTATCAGTCACCAACACCTTCCACGACACACTCG ACATGAGGGAGCCGGTGTTTGAGTTCATCCGGCCTCCAGTGTACCACCCTCCACAGGTCAAGTACCCTCATGGACAGCCGCTACGCTACCTGGACAGATACAGAGGTGGAAAGGAGCACACCTTTGGAATCTATTGA